The Planctomycetota bacterium genome contains a region encoding:
- a CDS encoding alpha/beta hydrolase — translation MPTVSASFRSRFPQRARSPGLALVPLLLACGARVAAAEPIEVPLWPGPAPVGDGSVDGEGKPRITVHLPEKPTGAAAVICPGGGYGGLVTGPEGHGIAAWLCRHGIAGVVLEYRLPAGRPEVPRLDAARAIRTVRHRAAEWNLDARRIGIIGFSAGGHLAATAATLFEAGAPGAADPVERVGSRPDFAILVYPVITLMSGNAAHGGSRSNLLGPAPSADLVRRFSAEQQVTADTTPTFLAHAEDDAPVPIANSVLFHDALVAKGVPVRLLRLPSGGHGLDGYKGPSWDAWQAGSLAWLRQRGMVP, via the coding sequence GGGGCGCGCGTCGCCGCTGCCGAGCCGATCGAAGTGCCGCTGTGGCCGGGACCGGCGCCGGTCGGGGATGGCTCTGTCGATGGTGAGGGGAAGCCGCGGATCACCGTCCACCTTCCCGAGAAGCCGACCGGGGCCGCGGCGGTGATCTGCCCCGGCGGCGGCTACGGCGGGCTGGTGACCGGCCCGGAGGGGCACGGCATCGCCGCCTGGCTGTGCCGCCACGGGATCGCCGGCGTCGTCCTCGAATACCGCCTTCCCGCCGGTCGGCCGGAAGTGCCACGGCTCGATGCGGCGCGCGCGATCCGCACGGTCCGCCACCGCGCCGCGGAGTGGAACCTCGACGCGCGGCGGATCGGGATCATCGGGTTCTCGGCGGGGGGCCACCTGGCGGCCACCGCGGCGACGCTCTTCGAGGCGGGCGCCCCCGGTGCGGCCGACCCGGTCGAGCGCGTCGGCAGCCGCCCCGACTTCGCGATCCTCGTCTATCCGGTGATCACGCTCATGTCCGGAAACGCCGCGCACGGCGGATCACGGAGCAATCTCCTCGGCCCCGCGCCGTCGGCCGACCTCGTCCGCCGGTTCTCGGCGGAGCAGCAGGTGACCGCCGACACCACGCCGACGTTCCTCGCCCATGCCGAGGACGACGCGCCGGTGCCGATCGCCAACAGCGTCCTGTTCCACGACGCCCTCGTCGCCAAGGGGGTCCCGGTGCGGCTCCTCCGGCTCCCCTCGGGAGGCCACGGGCTCGACGGCTACAAGGGCCCCTCCTGGGATGCCTGGCAAGCTGGGTCGCTGGCGTGGCTGCGGCAGCGCGGCATGGTCCCCTGA